A region from the Linepithema humile isolate Giens D197 chromosome 1, Lhum_UNIL_v1.0, whole genome shotgun sequence genome encodes:
- the PolA2 gene encoding DNA polymerase alpha subunit B isoform X2 produces MCFCRSKSQSGTKSLITLGAKPSRFVAYPTRERGGERAKRTPDVEVVVDALAGKTRTAEFSQASYAESSSTQSQRNVTDKGKILLSVGETVASWKRTGDYNVEVTKSDEPHVPSDAKYMYEILSKQGHLLTFVCGSLGSRLFKTWSAATDNTTELRYVKNVRSVNQTYFRTFGRISTKKESANTVMLEGCTRRKGVSAADSIELDFRNLKQYSVFSGQIVAVEAINPVGDALYVKEIFAKAYAPVASAPRIESRLNIFVAAGPFTASNNMHYQPLWDLMEKVASEEPHVLILIGPFLEYTHSEIQDNLIKDTHQELFEKILTRIMESTRKNTQVVLIASNRDAHHEPIFPTPQYTVFNRKLLQNYPNLKLMPDPCILDVADLKIGITSVDVIKHIGKEEISNISGMDRLSRLADHVLAQTCFYPVYPPFEDLNVDTELWERYAFFDQQPHLLILPSDMRSYCKVINECVTLNPERMHKHAYAKLGVKPALDGKWRSDNISCEIVKV; encoded by the exons ATGTGTTTTTGCCGGTCCAAATCTCAGTCGGGAACCAAAAGCTTAATAACACTCGGTGCGAAACCTTCACGGTTCGTTGCGTATCcaacgagagaaagaggaggagaG CGTGCAAAAAGAACTCCGGATGTAGAAGTTGTCGTGGACGCTCTGGCCGGTAAAACGAGAACTGCGGAATTTTCACAAGCTAGCTACGCTGAGAGCTC AAGCACACAGAGTCAGCGCAACGTAACTGATAAAGGAAAAATTCTACTTTCCGTGGGCGAGACCGTCGCGTCTTGGAAGAGAACGGGAGATTACAATGTCGAAGTCACGAAGTCCGACGAACCGCATGTCCCCAGCGATGCCAAATACATGTACGAGATCCTGTCGAAGCAAGGACACCTTCTCACATTTGTATGCGGAAGTTTGGGCAGTAGGTTATTCAAGACGTGGTCGGCGGCGACCGACAACACCACTGAGCTGCGTTACGTGAAGAACGTGCGAAGTGTGAATCAAACGTACTTCCGCACGTTCGGTCGCATCAGTACGAAGAAGGAATCCGCGAACACGGTGATGCTGGAGGGTTGTACAAGACGGAAAGGTGTCTCGGCGGCCGACTCGATCGAGCTGGATTTCCGCAATTTAAAGCAATACTCTGTGTTCTCCGGTCAGATTGTCGCGGTCGAGGCGATCAATCCAGTGGGCGATGCTTTATACGTGAAGGAAATATTTGCAAAGGCATACGCACCAGTTGCATCGGCGCCTAGAATCGAATCGAGGCTCAACATCTTCGTCGCGGCGGGTCCTTTTACTGCATCTAACAATATGCATTATCAGCCGCTGTGGGATTTGATGGAGAAAGTTGCGTCAGAGGAACCACATGTCTTGATACTCATCGGGCCTTTCCTCGAGTACACACATTCCGAAATACAGGACAATCTTATCAAGGACACGCATCAGGAACTTTTCGAAAAGATTCTTACCAGAATAATGGAATCGACAAG GAAGAACACGCAGGTCGTGTTGATAGCTTCTAATCGCGACGCGCACCATGAACCTATCTTTCCAACTCCTCAGTACACAGTTTTTAATCgaaaacttttacaaaattatccaAACCTAAAACTAATGCCGGATCCTTGTATACTGGATGTCGCTGATTTAAAAATCGGGATTACTTCAGTCGACGTTATCAAACATATCGGGAAGGAAGAGATATC GAATATATCAGGTATGGACAGACTTAGTCGCTTAGCTGATCATGTACTCGCGCAAACGTGTTTCTATCCCGTATATCCTCCGTTCGAGGACCTGAATGTGGACACGGAATTATGGGAAAGATATGCGTTTTTCGACCAGCAACCGCACTTGTTAATTTTACCGTCCGACATGCGAAGTTATTGCAAAGTAATCAACGAGTGCGTGACTCTGAATCCGGAACGCATGCACAAGCATGCGTATGCCAAGTTGGGTGTGAAACCGGCTCTTGACGGTAAATGGAGATCCGATAATATCTCGTGCGAAATTGTCAAAGTCTGA
- the PolA2 gene encoding DNA polymerase alpha subunit B isoform X1, translated as MERRESLSKLFQDLGCKVESDAVLDKCFEFCESYNVDVEKLTELWLTFCVNNNNDIDPTLHNLIKMENAVLKKDYKLSDLSTENNVKQEQNIIDEHFIENITSENDDVLSMYGCAETVPPKRAKRTPDVEVVVDALAGKTRTAEFSQASYAESSSTQSQRNVTDKGKILLSVGETVASWKRTGDYNVEVTKSDEPHVPSDAKYMYEILSKQGHLLTFVCGSLGSRLFKTWSAATDNTTELRYVKNVRSVNQTYFRTFGRISTKKESANTVMLEGCTRRKGVSAADSIELDFRNLKQYSVFSGQIVAVEAINPVGDALYVKEIFAKAYAPVASAPRIESRLNIFVAAGPFTASNNMHYQPLWDLMEKVASEEPHVLILIGPFLEYTHSEIQDNLIKDTHQELFEKILTRIMESTRKNTQVVLIASNRDAHHEPIFPTPQYTVFNRKLLQNYPNLKLMPDPCILDVADLKIGITSVDVIKHIGKEEISNISGMDRLSRLADHVLAQTCFYPVYPPFEDLNVDTELWERYAFFDQQPHLLILPSDMRSYCKVINECVTLNPERMHKHAYAKLGVKPALDGKWRSDNISCEIVKV; from the exons atggAAAGAAGAGAATCTTTATCGAAGTTATTTCAGGATTTAGGGTGTAAAGTCGAAAGTGATGCCGTTCTCGATAAAT gtTTTGAGTTTTGTGAATCTTACAATGTGGATGTGGAAAAGCTTACAGAATTGTGGCTCACATTTTgtgtcaataataataatgacattGATCCCACTCTTCACAATCTCATCAAGATGGAAAATgcagtattaaaaaaagattacaaatTGAGTGATTTAAGTACAGAAAATAATGTGAAAcaagaacaaaatataatagatgaacattttatcgaaaatataactAG tgaAAATGATGATGTGCTTAGCATGTATGGCTGTGCTGAAACTGTACCACCAAAA CGTGCAAAAAGAACTCCGGATGTAGAAGTTGTCGTGGACGCTCTGGCCGGTAAAACGAGAACTGCGGAATTTTCACAAGCTAGCTACGCTGAGAGCTC AAGCACACAGAGTCAGCGCAACGTAACTGATAAAGGAAAAATTCTACTTTCCGTGGGCGAGACCGTCGCGTCTTGGAAGAGAACGGGAGATTACAATGTCGAAGTCACGAAGTCCGACGAACCGCATGTCCCCAGCGATGCCAAATACATGTACGAGATCCTGTCGAAGCAAGGACACCTTCTCACATTTGTATGCGGAAGTTTGGGCAGTAGGTTATTCAAGACGTGGTCGGCGGCGACCGACAACACCACTGAGCTGCGTTACGTGAAGAACGTGCGAAGTGTGAATCAAACGTACTTCCGCACGTTCGGTCGCATCAGTACGAAGAAGGAATCCGCGAACACGGTGATGCTGGAGGGTTGTACAAGACGGAAAGGTGTCTCGGCGGCCGACTCGATCGAGCTGGATTTCCGCAATTTAAAGCAATACTCTGTGTTCTCCGGTCAGATTGTCGCGGTCGAGGCGATCAATCCAGTGGGCGATGCTTTATACGTGAAGGAAATATTTGCAAAGGCATACGCACCAGTTGCATCGGCGCCTAGAATCGAATCGAGGCTCAACATCTTCGTCGCGGCGGGTCCTTTTACTGCATCTAACAATATGCATTATCAGCCGCTGTGGGATTTGATGGAGAAAGTTGCGTCAGAGGAACCACATGTCTTGATACTCATCGGGCCTTTCCTCGAGTACACACATTCCGAAATACAGGACAATCTTATCAAGGACACGCATCAGGAACTTTTCGAAAAGATTCTTACCAGAATAATGGAATCGACAAG GAAGAACACGCAGGTCGTGTTGATAGCTTCTAATCGCGACGCGCACCATGAACCTATCTTTCCAACTCCTCAGTACACAGTTTTTAATCgaaaacttttacaaaattatccaAACCTAAAACTAATGCCGGATCCTTGTATACTGGATGTCGCTGATTTAAAAATCGGGATTACTTCAGTCGACGTTATCAAACATATCGGGAAGGAAGAGATATC GAATATATCAGGTATGGACAGACTTAGTCGCTTAGCTGATCATGTACTCGCGCAAACGTGTTTCTATCCCGTATATCCTCCGTTCGAGGACCTGAATGTGGACACGGAATTATGGGAAAGATATGCGTTTTTCGACCAGCAACCGCACTTGTTAATTTTACCGTCCGACATGCGAAGTTATTGCAAAGTAATCAACGAGTGCGTGACTCTGAATCCGGAACGCATGCACAAGCATGCGTATGCCAAGTTGGGTGTGAAACCGGCTCTTGACGGTAAATGGAGATCCGATAATATCTCGTGCGAAATTGTCAAAGTCTGA